The following proteins are encoded in a genomic region of Burkholderia pyrrocinia:
- a CDS encoding LysR family transcriptional regulator, which produces MNQIQTMRVFVCVAEQQSFRRAAHHLGVSNALVTRSIAMLEGHLNTRLIHRTTRNLSLTEAGVRYLDGCRALLEEFDHLESSVAHAVREPAGTLRVVASGLLSPLALTPLVSSFRHRYPELRVQLTVAEGPLDVLDSGYDVGIVTGNRLDGNPSLIGHALAPNPFVACAAPAYLERRGEPRVPDDLPGHDWVTLAPHQHAPAWQLVGHDGVAHSVTVRPACTVNQLALVQAAAVAGAGIAVLPEPCVADALNSGTLVRLLAGYRIDDPDAQLSLVYPNRQYVPARTRSFVEHALDHFSAQKARERTDYGFLRPSRGPERSDIITGLQ; this is translated from the coding sequence ATGAACCAGATTCAGACCATGCGTGTATTCGTCTGCGTCGCCGAGCAGCAAAGCTTCCGGCGCGCGGCGCACCATCTCGGCGTGTCCAATGCGCTCGTCACGCGTTCGATCGCGATGCTCGAGGGCCACCTGAACACACGGCTGATCCACCGCACCACGCGCAACCTGTCGCTCACCGAGGCCGGCGTGCGCTACCTCGACGGTTGCCGCGCGCTGCTCGAGGAATTCGACCACCTCGAGTCGTCCGTCGCGCATGCCGTGCGCGAACCGGCCGGCACGCTGCGCGTCGTCGCGTCGGGCCTGCTGTCGCCGCTTGCGCTGACTCCGCTCGTCAGCAGCTTCCGGCACCGCTACCCCGAGCTGCGCGTGCAGCTGACCGTCGCCGAGGGGCCGCTCGACGTGCTCGATTCGGGCTACGACGTCGGTATCGTCACGGGCAACCGGCTCGACGGCAACCCGTCTCTGATCGGCCATGCGCTCGCGCCGAACCCGTTCGTCGCGTGCGCGGCGCCGGCCTATCTCGAACGGCGCGGCGAGCCGCGCGTGCCCGACGACCTGCCGGGCCACGACTGGGTCACGCTCGCGCCGCACCAGCACGCGCCCGCGTGGCAACTGGTCGGCCACGACGGCGTCGCGCATTCCGTCACGGTGCGCCCGGCCTGCACGGTCAACCAGCTCGCGCTGGTCCAGGCGGCCGCCGTGGCCGGCGCCGGCATCGCGGTGCTGCCCGAACCGTGCGTCGCCGACGCGCTCAACAGCGGCACGCTCGTTCGGCTGCTGGCCGGCTACCGGATCGACGATCCGGACGCGCAGTTGTCGCTCGTCTACCCGAACCGCCAGTACGTGCCGGCCCGCACGCGCAGCTTCGTCGAGCACGCACTCGACCACTTCAGCGCGCAGAAGGCCCGAGAACGGACGGACTACGGCTTCCTGCGGCCGTCGCGCGGGCCTGAACGCTCCGACATCATCACGGGCCTGCAGTAA